From one Caldithrix abyssi DSM 13497 genomic stretch:
- a CDS encoding heavy metal translocating P-type ATPase, with product MEKENKAKFYTFVPIEGMTCAACVTRVEKGLRQAPHVATVNVNLAAEQAALGLDSDQVNTQEILEYVQKSGYDVKRAKITIPLAGLQDTAMALKVEEAIRPLLGVVNFNVNTVEEAGLLEYVPGMLDLEEVARRLKAFGFAVDLKSGSRTVDEMALGDKVLYLKKLKLKVILGAALSALVFVLTMPMLFPFVQSVPLQVRLYVAFVLTSVVLFYSGRQFFTGFLKALKAKTADMNSLVAIGAGMAYLYSTVVTFLPSLAGRQLDGYHIYFDTAAMITSFILFGRYLEGRAKTQTTSALKSLMELKPRTAFVQKDGRWEEVSAEQIKKGDVCLVKTGGSIPADGVLLEDRATINESMLTGESLPVNKKRGDLVIGGTINLEHPVKIQVLKTGEETVLGQILQLIKEAQGSKPQIQKLADRVAAVFVPLVLMAAALIFILWMLSGAGLVQSMLYFIAVVVVACPCALGLATPTAIMVATGRGAQEGILIKNADIIQNLVKINYLFFDKTGTLTSGQMTVQKIIAFNSDEETLLRFAAALEEQANHPIGQAIVRKASEKNLKWPPVKKVRTRQGLGVQGEMEGQKVLVGSLRLMEREAVEVPESAREAFSRLSEEALTPVFVAVNEKVMGGIAVADQLKQNSAQVVDYFKREQIEPAVVSGDNQKTTQKIAEKAGIQLVHAEVSPTRKAKLIKEYQVRGHKIGMVGDGINDAIALTQADVGIAMGHGTDVAMDAADVVLMGQNLLNLKKAHQLSKITLKIMKQNFFWAFGYNVMMIPAAAGLLQLTVGITFHPAAAALAMAFSSVSVVSNSLRLKRVKLDE from the coding sequence ATGGAAAAAGAAAATAAAGCAAAGTTTTACACTTTTGTGCCCATAGAGGGCATGACCTGTGCGGCCTGTGTGACGCGCGTTGAAAAAGGCTTACGCCAGGCGCCGCATGTGGCCACGGTAAATGTAAACCTGGCGGCCGAGCAGGCGGCGTTAGGGCTCGATTCAGATCAGGTTAACACGCAGGAAATCCTGGAATATGTACAAAAATCCGGTTATGATGTTAAAAGAGCAAAAATCACCATTCCGCTTGCTGGACTGCAGGACACGGCCATGGCCTTAAAGGTGGAGGAGGCGATCCGTCCCCTGCTGGGCGTGGTCAATTTTAATGTCAATACCGTGGAAGAGGCCGGGCTGCTGGAATATGTTCCGGGTATGCTCGATCTGGAAGAGGTTGCCCGCAGATTAAAGGCCTTTGGCTTTGCAGTGGATTTAAAGAGCGGTTCCCGCACAGTTGATGAAATGGCCCTCGGCGATAAAGTTCTCTATCTGAAAAAATTAAAATTGAAAGTCATTCTGGGCGCTGCGCTTTCTGCGCTGGTTTTTGTGCTGACCATGCCCATGCTCTTTCCCTTTGTTCAATCCGTTCCGCTTCAGGTGCGTTTATATGTAGCCTTTGTTCTGACCTCGGTGGTGTTGTTCTACTCCGGCCGTCAGTTTTTTACGGGATTTTTAAAAGCCCTTAAAGCCAAAACAGCGGACATGAATTCGCTGGTGGCCATTGGCGCCGGTATGGCCTACCTTTACAGCACGGTGGTTACCTTTCTTCCCTCGCTGGCGGGTCGCCAGTTAGACGGATATCACATCTATTTTGACACGGCGGCCATGATTACCTCGTTTATCCTGTTTGGCCGTTATCTGGAAGGCAGGGCAAAAACGCAAACCACCAGCGCATTAAAAAGTTTGATGGAGCTTAAACCGCGGACGGCCTTTGTGCAAAAAGACGGACGGTGGGAAGAGGTTTCCGCCGAACAAATTAAAAAAGGCGATGTGTGTCTGGTAAAAACGGGCGGCAGTATTCCGGCAGACGGCGTTCTGCTCGAGGATCGGGCGACCATTAACGAGTCGATGCTTACCGGAGAAAGCCTGCCGGTGAATAAGAAGCGCGGCGATCTGGTGATTGGCGGCACCATTAATCTGGAACATCCGGTTAAAATTCAGGTGCTTAAGACCGGAGAGGAAACGGTTTTAGGGCAGATTTTACAACTGATAAAAGAAGCACAGGGCAGCAAGCCACAAATCCAGAAACTTGCGGATCGCGTGGCTGCGGTTTTTGTGCCCCTGGTTTTGATGGCTGCCGCGCTGATATTTATTTTGTGGATGTTGAGCGGCGCAGGTCTGGTACAATCCATGCTGTATTTCATAGCTGTGGTGGTGGTAGCCTGCCCCTGCGCACTGGGACTGGCCACGCCCACGGCCATCATGGTGGCCACCGGTCGCGGAGCGCAGGAAGGCATTTTGATTAAGAACGCCGACATCATCCAGAATCTGGTTAAGATCAACTATCTGTTTTTTGACAAGACCGGAACCCTTACCAGCGGTCAGATGACCGTCCAAAAAATAATCGCATTTAATTCAGACGAAGAAACGTTGCTGCGTTTTGCCGCGGCTCTGGAAGAGCAGGCCAACCATCCCATTGGACAGGCGATTGTACGCAAAGCATCCGAAAAAAATTTAAAATGGCCGCCGGTAAAAAAAGTAAGAACACGGCAGGGGCTGGGCGTCCAGGGCGAAATGGAAGGACAGAAGGTTTTAGTGGGTAGCCTGCGTTTGATGGAAAGAGAAGCGGTAGAAGTTCCGGAGTCGGCAAGAGAAGCTTTTAGCCGGCTGAGCGAGGAAGCTTTGACGCCCGTTTTTGTGGCGGTGAACGAGAAAGTGATGGGGGGCATTGCCGTTGCCGATCAATTAAAGCAAAATAGCGCGCAAGTAGTTGACTATTTTAAAAGAGAACAAATAGAGCCGGCCGTGGTGAGCGGCGACAATCAAAAGACCACGCAAAAGATCGCCGAAAAAGCGGGCATTCAACTGGTGCATGCCGAAGTGAGTCCCACCAGAAAAGCAAAATTGATAAAAGAGTACCAGGTCAGGGGCCACAAAATCGGAATGGTTGGCGACGGCATTAACGACGCCATTGCCCTGACTCAGGCCGATGTGGGCATTGCCATGGGCCACGGAACGGATGTGGCCATGGATGCCGCCGATGTGGTGCTGATGGGGCAAAATTTACTCAACCTAAAAAAAGCGCATCAGCTGTCGAAAATAACGTTAAAAATCATGAAGCAAAACTTTTTCTGGGCTTTTGGTTACAATGTGATGATGATTCCGGCGGCGGCCGGTTTGCTGCAGCTGACGGTCGGCATCACCTTTCATCCCGCGGCGGCGGCTCTGGCCATGGCCTTTAGTTCGGTATCGGTTGTCAGCAATAGCCTGCGGCTCAAACGCGTTAAATTAGACGAATAA
- the lpxB gene encoding lipid-A-disaccharide synthase — MTKKNILLIAGEVSADHHGAHLLEALKTLQPQLEVWGIGGDELQKQGMTLLYHVRQMSFLGVGEVLKHLPFIRQVMKAIKNRAQKDKPDAAILIDYPGFNLRLAKALKKMNIPVIYYISPQLWAWGRGRVKTIKQCVDLMLVLFPFEKEFYEQHGIKAQYVGHPLVDRHHQFLPEEFKKVKPGKAVIGLLPGSRQNEIKSLLPRMVKSAGILIEKGAVEKVVIARVPHLHEDYYRQFLQATDGHFELVEKPMQHLLPELDAALVASGTATLETAYYAVPMVIVYHVNALTYWLGRLLIKVSHIGLANIVAQEEIAPELIQHEFTPQKAADLMFKVLNPQVNEQLRKRMLIVRQKLGRPGASLRAAEHVHRFLSGDLN, encoded by the coding sequence ATGACAAAAAAAAATATTCTTTTAATTGCAGGAGAAGTTTCAGCCGATCACCATGGCGCGCATCTATTAGAAGCGCTTAAAACCCTTCAACCCCAACTTGAAGTGTGGGGCATTGGCGGCGATGAATTGCAAAAGCAGGGCATGACCTTGCTTTACCATGTAAGGCAGATGTCTTTTTTAGGGGTGGGCGAAGTGCTCAAACATTTACCTTTTATTCGTCAGGTCATGAAGGCCATTAAAAACAGAGCGCAAAAAGACAAACCCGATGCGGCCATCTTAATCGACTATCCGGGCTTTAATCTTCGTCTTGCCAAAGCCCTGAAAAAAATGAACATTCCGGTGATTTACTACATCAGTCCCCAGCTTTGGGCCTGGGGCAGAGGAAGAGTAAAAACCATCAAACAGTGCGTGGATTTAATGCTGGTATTGTTTCCTTTTGAAAAAGAATTTTACGAACAACACGGAATAAAAGCGCAATACGTCGGCCATCCGCTGGTTGACCGGCATCATCAATTTCTGCCTGAAGAATTTAAAAAGGTAAAGCCAGGAAAGGCCGTCATCGGCTTGCTGCCCGGCAGCCGGCAAAACGAAATCAAATCCCTTCTGCCGCGCATGGTAAAATCGGCCGGCATACTGATTGAAAAAGGGGCGGTTGAGAAAGTTGTGATTGCCAGAGTGCCCCACTTGCACGAGGATTATTACCGACAATTTTTGCAGGCGACGGACGGACATTTTGAACTCGTTGAAAAACCCATGCAGCATTTACTGCCAGAACTGGATGCGGCGCTGGTAGCCTCGGGAACGGCCACTCTGGAAACCGCCTATTATGCCGTGCCCATGGTCATTGTGTACCACGTTAACGCTCTGACCTACTGGTTGGGACGCCTGTTAATAAAAGTTTCGCACATCGGCCTGGCCAATATTGTGGCGCAAGAAGAGATCGCCCCGGAATTGATTCAACATGAATTTACCCCGCAAAAGGCGGCCGACCTGATGTTTAAAGTGCTCAATCCCCAGGTAAACGAACAATTGCGTAAACGAATGTTGATCGTCAGGCAAAAGTTGGGCCGACCGGGCGCGTCGCTAAGGGCGGCGGAGCACGTGCATCGTTTTTTGAGCGGGGATTTAAACTGA
- a CDS encoding TolC family protein — protein sequence MKAISIVIVLAVFMLNHNLSGRNIHVLTLEKSQQLARQNSFKMRSLLEDFKIARYELRAARNRFKTQVNLKFDLPDYSETISSLQDSAGLHYFPLKQARYNAYLQIEQPLPTDGFFYLSSGIYHVQDYFLQEQSFRLNTRLGFEQPIESFYAYNRIKSSLKMAELNYRLSEKRLLRAQLDLEYEVASAFYSLYSALERKNIALQTLRQQRDAYQLALNKFKAGVIAEVEALQMEVDLGEAQNNFDLSLVEVQQKADAFKQLLNIDLQDSVILNTDLTYPIVKIDLQKALEFGFKNRLEIQERKIAIEQQKLTLKRIDAENQIQGKISAYYDFIGVRQEPRYYALNTTFQNAWEELKKRPGNRGIAFSITIPLWDWHVNKNQTLAQKARLHQQQMALKDLEITIKRDIRNTVMELESSLKRLQLLEKNVAVAEKSFAISKNRFANGDINSQALALDRNRLSQAYNSRLNALINYKLLLADVKRKTFYDFVNDHPVSLDDYLQQE from the coding sequence ATGAAAGCCATCTCCATAGTCATTGTTTTGGCGGTCTTTATGTTAAATCATAATCTGTCAGGAAGAAACATCCATGTTCTTACTCTGGAAAAAAGCCAGCAATTAGCCCGCCAGAACAGCTTTAAAATGCGCAGTCTGCTCGAGGATTTTAAAATCGCCCGCTATGAATTGCGGGCAGCTCGCAACCGTTTTAAAACCCAGGTTAATTTAAAGTTTGATCTGCCTGATTACAGCGAAACCATCAGCAGCCTTCAGGACAGCGCCGGCCTGCATTATTTCCCGCTCAAACAGGCGCGCTACAACGCTTATTTGCAAATTGAACAGCCCTTGCCAACCGATGGCTTTTTTTATCTCTCTTCCGGAATTTACCACGTACAGGATTACTTCTTGCAAGAACAATCATTCCGCCTCAACACGCGGCTGGGATTCGAACAACCCATAGAATCATTTTATGCCTACAATCGCATTAAGTCGTCGTTAAAGATGGCCGAATTAAACTATCGGCTTTCCGAAAAACGACTTCTTCGCGCTCAACTGGATCTGGAGTACGAAGTCGCCAGCGCCTTTTACAGCCTGTACTCTGCCCTGGAGCGTAAAAACATCGCCTTGCAGACTTTACGCCAACAACGCGACGCCTATCAGCTCGCGTTGAACAAATTCAAAGCCGGCGTTATTGCCGAGGTAGAGGCGCTGCAAATGGAAGTCGATCTGGGAGAAGCGCAAAACAACTTTGACCTTTCCCTGGTAGAGGTGCAGCAAAAGGCAGATGCTTTTAAACAATTGTTGAATATCGATCTGCAAGATTCTGTCATTCTTAATACCGACTTGACTTACCCCATTGTAAAAATCGATCTGCAAAAAGCGCTGGAATTTGGTTTTAAAAATCGGCTGGAAATCCAGGAAAGAAAAATCGCCATTGAGCAGCAAAAACTAACCCTAAAACGCATTGACGCTGAAAATCAAATCCAGGGTAAAATTTCCGCTTACTACGATTTTATCGGCGTCCGGCAGGAACCTCGTTATTATGCTTTAAACACAACCTTTCAAAATGCCTGGGAAGAATTAAAGAAGCGCCCCGGAAATCGCGGCATTGCCTTTTCCATCACCATACCTTTGTGGGACTGGCACGTTAACAAAAATCAAACGCTTGCCCAGAAAGCCCGCTTACATCAACAACAAATGGCCTTAAAAGACCTTGAAATCACCATCAAACGCGATATCCGCAACACGGTGATGGAACTGGAAAGCAGTCTCAAGCGTCTGCAATTGCTAGAAAAAAACGTGGCCGTCGCCGAAAAAAGTTTCGCAATCAGTAAAAATCGTTTTGCCAACGGCGATATCAACAGTCAGGCTCTGGCGCTGGATCGCAACCGGCTCAGTCAGGCTTACAACTCCCGCTTAAACGCGCTGATCAATTACAAACTTTTACTGGCTGATGTTAAACGCAAAACCTTTTATGATTTCGTCAATGATCATCCCGTAAGCCTGGACGACTACTTGCAGCAGGAGTGA
- a CDS encoding efflux RND transporter permease subunit produces the protein MHEKKDKIGLLPRLALFRPVTVVMTLLALMVVGFIAYKQIPVELMPAGFSPPFLGVWIPYPNANPEEVEQFIARPIEEHVRTLKGVKSVETNSFTNGCWAFVRFVQGTDMDLAYSQLRDRLDRAKADLPEDVERIFIRKWSNDDEPIMWVALIPEKPLDDPYYFTEQIIKKPLERIDGVASVEIWGAEQKSILIYINQDAIKSYKINLYNVIESLRQDNFSMSSGYIRTGGQKIYVRTIGKFRSLDDIRNIPIKGTNIFLKDVADVIYDVPERQWIQRIDGQAAIQVGIYKEAMANTVKLCRQIEGRLNELLNDTRLTGFKMEVLFNQGHFIEESVNNLQKAGIWGGFFAFLVLYFFLRRFRMTMIVIVAIPLSILISLTIIYFIGWSMNLITMMGLMISIGMVVDNSIVVLENIYHKKEQGLDMKAAAAKGASEVSLAVTMATLTTVVVFLPLILMNDDVGFRFYMLRIGLPVIFSLLASLFVALVFIPLAASRIVSRRQVSEPPIIGRLNGYYQSTLRWVLTHRIESFLILMAILYSMTFAASHVGQTDNMEGNINDFRLMVDMPDNYTLEDAERVIKAVEDTIRAKAEVYKVRTIDVRYRQNFGRIHVFLVPEENEEWYEVIFRSLLSMFAGNDGNRMSRDEVVADVKKRLPQFAGVKYRTSWRQEGGDEAASVTVSLYGDDTRKLAQLAKEVERRISAIPEIISVETDQEKGQNEVHIIINREQARKYGISPRVITGTIMYALRGIQLPKFQTDEKEVAMLLQLREEDRENFEQLKNITFFSANGREIPLAVLAKLEVTKGFGEIHRENGKTYLSVKANTTSKDIAAVYAKIDQVMSGFKMPYGYSWSKGKRFFRLTESNQNMMFAIILSITFVFLLMGILFESFVLPLSVIVSIPFSFVGAFWILYLTDTPQDMMSQIGFIILIGIVVNNAIVLVDLVNRLRKQGKDRLTALIEGGRNRFRPILMTAFTTIGGLIPMAVGNTKMIGIPYAPMGRTIIGGLIFSTLVSLIAVPWAYTVFDDLRNYFKQLSLGILKSGAKVKAVEEGS, from the coding sequence ATGCATGAGAAAAAAGATAAAATAGGGCTGCTGCCCCGGCTGGCTCTTTTTAGGCCGGTAACGGTTGTAATGACCCTGTTGGCCCTGATGGTTGTGGGCTTTATCGCTTACAAACAGATACCGGTAGAATTGATGCCTGCCGGGTTTTCGCCGCCTTTTCTGGGCGTGTGGATTCCTTATCCCAATGCCAACCCGGAAGAGGTTGAGCAGTTTATCGCCCGACCTATTGAAGAACATGTGCGCACTTTAAAGGGCGTAAAAAGCGTGGAGACCAACAGCTTTACCAACGGCTGCTGGGCCTTTGTGCGCTTTGTTCAGGGCACGGATATGGATCTGGCTTACTCGCAGCTGCGCGATCGTCTGGATCGGGCCAAGGCCGATCTGCCGGAGGATGTGGAGCGCATTTTTATTCGCAAGTGGAGCAACGACGATGAGCCCATCATGTGGGTGGCGTTAATTCCGGAAAAGCCGCTGGACGATCCTTACTATTTTACCGAACAGATCATCAAAAAACCGCTGGAACGGATTGACGGCGTGGCCAGTGTGGAAATATGGGGCGCAGAACAAAAATCGATTCTGATTTACATTAACCAGGATGCCATCAAAAGTTACAAAATCAATCTTTACAATGTGATCGAATCTCTGCGGCAGGACAATTTTTCCATGTCTTCCGGGTACATTCGTACCGGCGGGCAAAAGATTTATGTGCGCACCATCGGTAAGTTTCGCAGCCTGGATGATATTAGAAACATCCCCATTAAAGGCACGAATATCTTTTTAAAAGATGTGGCCGATGTGATTTACGATGTTCCGGAGCGGCAGTGGATTCAGCGCATCGATGGTCAGGCTGCCATCCAGGTGGGTATTTACAAGGAAGCCATGGCCAATACGGTAAAACTGTGTCGGCAAATCGAAGGGCGGCTAAATGAACTGCTGAACGATACGCGCTTAACCGGTTTTAAAATGGAGGTTTTGTTTAACCAGGGGCATTTCATTGAAGAATCGGTTAATAATTTGCAAAAAGCCGGGATATGGGGCGGCTTTTTTGCTTTTCTGGTGCTCTATTTTTTCCTGCGCCGCTTTCGCATGACCATGATTGTTATTGTGGCCATTCCGCTTTCCATACTCATCAGCTTAACCATCATCTATTTTATCGGCTGGTCTATGAACCTGATCACCATGATGGGATTGATGATTTCCATTGGAATGGTGGTGGATAATTCCATTGTGGTGCTGGAAAATATTTATCACAAAAAAGAGCAGGGCCTGGATATGAAAGCGGCGGCAGCAAAGGGCGCCAGCGAGGTGTCTTTAGCCGTTACCATGGCTACGCTAACGACCGTAGTCGTGTTTTTGCCTTTAATATTGATGAACGATGATGTTGGCTTCCGTTTTTATATGCTGCGCATTGGTCTGCCGGTTATTTTTTCGCTGCTGGCTTCTTTGTTTGTGGCGCTGGTATTTATCCCGCTGGCCGCCAGCCGAATTGTCAGTCGGCGCCAGGTTAGCGAACCGCCGATAATCGGCCGTTTAAATGGATACTATCAGTCGACGTTGCGCTGGGTGCTCACGCATCGCATCGAATCGTTTTTGATTTTAATGGCCATTCTTTATTCCATGACCTTTGCTGCATCTCATGTGGGACAAACAGACAACATGGAGGGCAATATTAATGACTTTCGGCTTATGGTTGATATGCCAGATAATTACACGCTGGAAGATGCCGAACGTGTGATTAAGGCGGTGGAAGATACGATTCGCGCCAAAGCCGAGGTTTATAAAGTGCGTACGATCGATGTTCGCTATCGTCAGAATTTCGGACGCATCCATGTCTTTCTGGTGCCGGAAGAAAATGAAGAGTGGTACGAAGTAATTTTCAGGTCGTTATTAAGTATGTTTGCAGGGAATGACGGTAATCGAATGAGTCGCGACGAGGTGGTAGCGGATGTAAAAAAACGACTGCCTCAGTTTGCCGGCGTAAAGTATCGCACTTCCTGGCGGCAGGAAGGCGGAGATGAAGCGGCTTCGGTTACGGTAAGTCTTTACGGCGACGATACGCGCAAGCTGGCGCAACTGGCAAAAGAAGTGGAGCGACGCATCAGCGCCATTCCCGAAATCATCAGCGTGGAAACCGATCAGGAAAAAGGCCAGAACGAAGTGCACATTATCATTAACCGCGAACAGGCGCGCAAGTACGGCATTAGTCCGCGCGTTATTACCGGCACCATCATGTACGCTTTACGCGGCATCCAGCTGCCTAAATTCCAGACGGATGAAAAAGAAGTGGCCATGCTTTTGCAGTTGCGCGAGGAAGACCGTGAAAATTTTGAGCAGTTAAAGAACATTACCTTCTTTTCGGCTAACGGGCGAGAGATACCGCTGGCCGTCTTAGCAAAGCTGGAAGTGACCAAAGGCTTTGGCGAAATCCATCGCGAAAACGGGAAGACCTATTTGAGCGTCAAAGCGAATACCACTTCAAAGGACATTGCCGCTGTTTACGCTAAAATTGACCAGGTTATGTCTGGCTTTAAAATGCCTTACGGTTATTCCTGGTCTAAAGGCAAACGCTTTTTCAGGCTGACCGAAAGCAATCAGAATATGATGTTTGCAATCATTCTTTCTATCACCTTTGTCTTTTTGCTGATGGGCATTTTGTTTGAATCCTTTGTTCTCCCTCTATCGGTAATTGTGTCAATTCCCTTTTCGTTTGTGGGCGCTTTCTGGATTTTGTATTTGACCGATACGCCCCAGGATATGATGAGTCAGATTGGTTTTATTATTTTGATTGGAATTGTGGTCAACAACGCCATTGTGCTGGTTGATCTGGTCAATCGTTTGCGTAAGCAGGGCAAAGATCGTCTGACGGCCTTGATTGAAGGCGGTCGAAACCGCTTCCGCCCTATTCTAATGACGGCTTTTACGACGATTGGCGGCCTGATACCCATGGCGGTTGGCAACACCAAGATGATCGGGATTCCTTATGCACCAATGGGCCGAACGATTATCGGGGGATTGATTTTTTCTACGCTGGTCTCGCTGATTGCCGTACCCTGGGCCTATACCGTGTTTGACGATTTGCGCAATTATTTCAAACAGCTTTCGCTGGGCATTTTGAAAAGCGGAGCAAAGGTAAAAGCAGTGGAAGAAGGAAGTTGA